DNA from Geobacter sulfurreducens PCA:
GCGGTCACCGGCGTGACCGTGGCCCCCAGGAGCTTCATCCGGAAGACGTTCAGAGCCTGGCGCCGGATATCCTCCTCTCCCATGAAGACTTCGCACTCCATGCCGAAAAGGGCCGCGATGGTGGCGGTGGCCACCCCGTGCTGCCCCGCGCCGGTCTCCGCAATGACCCGCTTCTTCCCCATCCGCTTGGCCAGAAGCCCCTGGCCGATGGTGTTGTTCACCTTGTGGGCTCCGGTGTGGTTCAGGTCCTCGCGCTTGAGGTAAATCTTCGCGCCCCCGAGCTTTTGCGTGAGCTTTTCGGCGAAATAGAGCGGATTGGGCCGCCCCACGTACTGGCGGAGGTAGTAGTCGAACTCCTCCTTGAACTCGCGGTCGTGCCGGTAGTGGTTGTAGGCCTGCTCCAGCTCCAACAGGGCCGGCATGAGGGTTTCCGGCACGTAGCGGCCGCCGAACTGGCCGAAATGGCCCTGTTTGTCGGGTAATTTCATATATCCTCCAGTGTTTGTATTCGTGTATTGGTCACGGTGGCTGATACCCAGAAACCGAGGCCGACCATTCTCGCACATCAGGGCAAGCCCCATCAAGGGGCAGTGATCACCGTAAACCGGTCGTCAAGGATATCCGCCAGGAGCGGCCGCACATCCTGCCACGCCAGACCGCCACCGCCGCAGCCGGGACGGGGGACAATGACGCGGGTCCACCCTTCCCGGTCGGCAAGCGCCCGCAGCTCCTCGGCGGAGCGCCGGATGAGGCGCAGGTCCGGATTTGCCCAAGGGCTTTCCTCCACGGGAAAGCTGACAAGGCCCTCGCCGATGACGTGGACATGGTTTCCCCCTTCGGACAGCACTGCACCGAGCCGGGCCGGCAGATCAGGGAACCGCTCCCGGGCCTGCCGGGCGCAGCCGCGCCCCAGAACGGCCTCCCCCTTCTTTGTCAGGTGGCCGTTGGTGGTGATGCAGATGATTGCGGTACCGAGGTGGTCCCAGATGTTGCCGGGTGTTTCGTTCATTGGGGGTGCCTGTGCTGCGATAATGATATGTGGTCAGTATCGGGTGAAATTGGTCTTTGTAGTCCCGCTCATTTCTTTCACAAGGCTGATGACTTCAGATTTTTCGGTTTAACGCTGCTGGGGGATTGGCCGTAATTTGATGCAAGCCCATAGTGTTTTATCCAAAATGGGCCCAGAATATATCAAACGGCTAACGGACCAGCCTGAACAAGCGGAGCGAACCACCGTTTGTTCAGGTCCGCGTTGAAGGACTGATTAGAGCCTCTTGGCATAAAACGGGGAAAGTTCAAGGATTGCACGTCTTATTGATCGGAAATCAGTATACGGAACATCCACGAAGCCTGATTTACCCTCTACGTCTACCTCAAACAGCCCTTGTGGCGCCCGAGATGTGTTAATCAAATCGACGTAGCAACCATAGTCAAGTGCGTAAACGTTAAAACGCCGCCCCGGAATATCTTGAGCTGAAACACCTTGCCGAATGATGTGAAGAACACGCGCATCGTAAAGAAAATCAACCAAATCGTCTTTGACCTCTGAGCCGAGAAGAAAAGCTCTTGCCTGCCGATGTTGAATAACTTCATCAACAATCCAATTCAACAGATCTTGCGCAAGTGGTTTAGTGCTAACGGCTTGCTGTTTTGCCCTAGTGTACCACGTTCTAGCAGCGGCTCGTACATCGGGAACTGATATGGCGTGGTCAAGCGCCTTCTGTGCGGCCACACCAATGATATTGATAGCATCCCGAGGAACACCTTCTGCGGATCGGACAAACTCCTCGAATGCTGGTCGTTGCGTGAACAAGTCGTTGATAAATTCAGAAGCAGATTCTTTTACTTCCATCTCTTTGGTTGCTGAAACAAGCGCTTTGACATGCCGATGTAAAAGCTCCCGAAAGAATTGTTTCGCTAAGTCTGGGTTGTTGTCAAAGACAAGGAATTCGTCTAAATTGATACTCGCAGCTGCATCAGCCCCAATCTCAATACCAATATGCCCCACTGCCTCATCCGGAATCCGAAATCGGCAACGTTGCTCTATCGCCGCAATCTTAACTGTTACGCCGCGTACTGGAAGTACCGTGCGACGAAGCAGATCGGCCAAGTACGGCTGAAGATCGAGAGGAATTTCACTCCATTCGTCGAAGACAATCCATAGCTGAGACTGCGGCAGAGCAGTTACAAGTTTCTCAAACTCACGACCAACTGCACCAAAGCGAACTCGCAAACATTCCGTACCTTCCCTCTTCGTTCGCCGTTCTTCCGCAGCTTGATTCTTATTCTCTATCGTGAAATCCAATGAACTTTGAAGCCCATTCGCTGATGCACCTATATTACCCTTAATGCCGTCCGCCGATGTGCTAGTTGCCGATTTTGATTCCTGGACTTCTACCGTCCCCTCGACTACGACATTCGTAGCAGCATCAATAAAGTTGTCGAGCAAAGGTCCGAGTGCGGACAGGTCATACTCCTCAGCTTTTTCAAGTCCCTCTGTTAATATGCGGTCATGTATTGCGCACAGCGTATCAACTAGAAGTCGTGTCGCTCGCTCAGGGAGAGTTAGCCGCGGATCTGAGTAGATTCCGCCGGTTGACCCAATAGTGCGCATGTCAAGCTGAATAGCAATAACGCCATCTCTCTGGACCTCATTTGCCAAGTATCCAAGAACATGAGTTTTCCCTGTGCCTCGTCTGCCGAAAAGTATTTGGTTGTCGGGGTTCGAAAGGAGTGTAAAGAGCGGCCCAACATCAACAAAGGAGTTGATGATGTGTTGTTGGTTGTAGGTTTCGGCACGCTTGGCTAGCCTGAGCAAGATCGTATTGATTGGGCGCATGCACATCTCCTCCTTAATTCTGGCACTCTAACGTTCAAAGTAACCGGCCTGTGCGGCTTTCGCACAAGTCCGATTGGCTGCCGATTTATGCCCTACCGTCGCCTTTATTGGATAAATTGGGGGACACACCAGTTTCCCCGGGCCGAACGCACCGACGGCGTTACCTTGGGTGACCGCGTCAGCTTGAATCCGAACCCGATATTCCGCCCGTCTTGCCGGATCAACAGAGTCCAGCTCCGCGGCGGCATGCACACCTGCATGTGCGCGTCATCGCGTCGGGCACAGATTCGGCATGCCATGAAAATTCGGAATGACAAATCTGATTTTCATGGTACCCAGCGAACAGTGATCATACAAGAAAAGGGGATGGAAATTCTCCCCTCCCCTTTGTTGTTTTTATAAAAGTTCCCACTGCTCACCCCCCTGCTCGCGGTGCTCGCTTCCCCCCTACAGGGTAGGGGGGACTGAGAGGGGTACTTCCATGGTCTGCCTCCGGTCTCACCACCCCTTGGCCCGCCGGATGAACTCCCGCACCCTGGCTGCGTCCTTCCGGCCGGGCGCGCTTTCCACGCCGCCCGAGACGTCCACGGCATAGGGCTTCACCGTTTCCACCGCTTCCCGCACGTTGTCGGGGGTGAGTCCCCCGGCGAGGATGAGCGGGCCGAACGCCTTTGCCGCAGCTGCGATGTCCCAGTTGAAGGTAAGGCCGGTGCCGCCGTAGGCCTTGGGGGAGTAGGCGTCCAGCAGGTGGGCCGCCACGCGGTAGTGCCGGATCGGGTCGAGGCT
Protein-coding regions in this window:
- a CDS encoding macro domain-containing protein encodes the protein MNETPGNIWDHLGTAIICITTNGHLTKKGEAVLGRGCARQARERFPDLPARLGAVLSEGGNHVHVIGEGLVSFPVEESPWANPDLRLIRRSAEELRALADREGWTRVIVPRPGCGGGGLAWQDVRPLLADILDDRFTVITAP